A genomic segment from Rhodothermus sp. encodes:
- the gltX gene encoding glutamate--tRNA ligase, whose product METHQVKIEGPVRVRFAPSPTGFLHIGGLRTALYNFLLARKYGGQFVLRIEDTDQERYVPGAEDDIIESLHWAGLRYDEGPGVGGPYGPYRQSERKELYQQYARQLVEAGHAYYAFDTPEELEEMRRRLQKSGNPSPKYDAITRMSMRNSLTLPAEEVEKLLAQGVPYVIRLKVPRRETIRFYDLIRGWVSFESSEIDDQVLIKSDGMPTYHMANVVDDHLMGITHVIRGEEWLSSTPKHVLLYRYLGWKMPQMAHLPLILSPKGGKLSKRNAEALGIPVLVRQYRELGYEPEALVNYLAFLGWNPGTEQEVFTLEELIEAFSLDRVRPAAVQFSLDKLKWYNQQFIRRMSVEELARKALPYLKRHGIEADEAYVQRVAALMQERITFVEELATFCRFFYEDPSSYEEKGVQKRWKANSAELVRAYADRLEQLATFTAETAEQALRQLAEEQGVKAAEIIHPTRLAISGLSFGPSLFEMMEVIGKEACVRRLRRAAEVLG is encoded by the coding sequence ATGGAGACGCATCAGGTTAAGATAGAAGGGCCGGTACGCGTACGGTTTGCGCCCAGCCCGACTGGTTTTTTGCACATTGGAGGATTGCGAACGGCACTCTACAACTTCTTGCTGGCTCGCAAGTACGGGGGGCAGTTTGTGCTGCGTATCGAGGATACCGACCAGGAACGTTACGTACCAGGTGCCGAAGACGACATTATCGAATCGTTACACTGGGCCGGACTCCGCTACGATGAAGGGCCAGGTGTAGGGGGGCCGTATGGGCCGTATCGCCAATCGGAGCGTAAGGAGCTGTATCAACAATATGCGAGGCAGCTTGTGGAGGCCGGGCATGCCTACTACGCTTTTGATACCCCGGAAGAGCTGGAGGAAATGCGGCGGCGGCTTCAGAAAAGCGGTAATCCGTCGCCCAAGTATGATGCGATTACGCGTATGAGCATGCGCAATTCGCTGACGTTGCCCGCCGAAGAGGTGGAAAAGCTGTTGGCGCAGGGTGTGCCCTATGTGATTCGGCTCAAGGTGCCGCGCCGAGAGACAATCCGCTTTTATGACCTGATCCGCGGATGGGTCTCTTTTGAGAGCTCCGAAATAGACGATCAGGTGCTCATCAAGTCGGATGGCATGCCCACTTACCACATGGCCAACGTGGTCGATGATCACTTAATGGGCATTACGCACGTGATCCGAGGGGAGGAATGGCTTTCGTCGACGCCCAAGCATGTGTTGCTGTATCGCTACCTGGGCTGGAAGATGCCCCAGATGGCGCACCTGCCGTTGATTCTTAGTCCCAAAGGCGGTAAGCTCTCCAAGCGGAACGCCGAGGCGCTGGGAATTCCCGTGCTGGTGCGTCAGTATCGAGAACTGGGTTATGAGCCTGAAGCCCTTGTGAACTACCTGGCCTTTCTGGGATGGAATCCGGGCACCGAACAGGAAGTCTTCACGCTGGAGGAGCTGATCGAAGCGTTCTCATTGGATCGGGTTCGTCCCGCGGCCGTACAGTTCAGTCTGGATAAGCTGAAATGGTACAACCAGCAGTTTATCCGGCGCATGTCGGTCGAAGAACTGGCGCGCAAAGCCCTGCCTTATTTAAAGCGGCATGGCATCGAAGCCGACGAAGCCTATGTGCAGCGGGTGGCTGCCTTGATGCAGGAGCGTATTACGTTTGTCGAAGAGCTGGCGACGTTCTGTCGTTTCTTCTACGAGGATCCGAGCTCGTACGAAGAAAAAGGCGTGCAGAAGCGCTGGAAGGCAAACTCGGCCGAGCTGGTGCGGGCCTACGCTGATCGATTAGAGCAGTTGGCGACGTTTACGGCGGAAACGGCCGAGCAGGCGCTTCGGCAGCTGGCCGAGGAGCAAGGTGTAAAAGCAGCGGAGATCATTCACCCGACGCGACTGGCCATCAGCGGGCTATCGTTTGGGCCGAGTCTGTTTGAGATGATGGAAGTTATCGGGAAGGAGGCGTGTGTGCGGCGGCTCCGTCGGGCTGCTGAGGTGCTGGGGTGA
- a CDS encoding RNA methyltransferase, producing the protein MRKLAHHEIPRPDPETLRRLPRHPIAVVLDNIRSIYNVGSIFRTSDAARIEKLYLTGITGTPAHRQLHKTALGAEATVPWAYVPDPVPLVETLRAAGYTIAVLELTDTPTYTHQLPDHIFPLALIVGHELYGVQPSLIERADLALEIPQFGSKQSLNVAVAYGIAIFDLVRHYRRLQGDPRFTPAPQQPDGAAAHTPPSR; encoded by the coding sequence ATGCGCAAACTGGCTCACCACGAAATCCCACGTCCGGATCCCGAAACGCTTCGTCGCCTGCCGCGCCACCCAATCGCGGTGGTCCTGGACAACATTCGTTCAATCTACAACGTGGGTTCCATCTTCCGCACGTCCGATGCGGCTCGGATCGAGAAACTCTATCTAACCGGTATCACCGGTACGCCGGCCCATCGCCAGCTACACAAAACGGCACTGGGGGCCGAAGCAACTGTCCCTTGGGCATACGTGCCCGATCCCGTGCCCCTGGTCGAAACTCTTCGCGCGGCTGGCTATACGATCGCCGTGCTGGAGCTGACCGATACCCCTACCTACACCCACCAGCTCCCAGACCACATCTTTCCGCTGGCGCTGATCGTCGGACACGAACTCTACGGCGTGCAACCCTCGCTGATCGAACGGGCCGATCTGGCCCTTGAGATTCCCCAGTTTGGCAGCAAGCAATCGCTTAATGTGGCCGTGGCCTACGGGATTGCCATCTTCGACCTGGTACGCCATTATCGCCGGTTGCAGGGGGATCCTCGCTTCACCCCAGCACCTCAGCAGCCCGACGGAGCCGCCGCACACACGCCTCCTTCCCGATAA
- the cmk gene encoding (d)CMP kinase: MIIAIDGPAGAGKSTTARCVAERLGYPYLDTGAMYRALALALLRQDPTLRQERVQEALERTQLHVVWDRGTLRVFLDGEEVTEAIRTPEVSQAASRISAWPQVRARLLEEQRRIGRAWEQQYGGVVLDGRDIGTVVFPEAEVKIFLVADPEERARRRQRELAARGRKVPLQQVLAEILQRDAQDQQRAVAPLRKAEDAIELDTTSLSIDEQVQRVYELVRERQRRLHV; the protein is encoded by the coding sequence GTGATTATTGCCATTGATGGACCGGCGGGTGCCGGCAAAAGCACAACCGCGCGGTGTGTGGCCGAGCGATTGGGCTATCCGTATCTGGATACGGGCGCTATGTATCGGGCGCTGGCCCTGGCGCTGCTCCGGCAGGATCCCACGCTGCGTCAGGAACGGGTCCAGGAAGCCCTTGAGCGCACGCAGCTGCACGTTGTGTGGGACCGGGGTACGCTCCGTGTTTTTCTGGATGGCGAGGAGGTAACCGAGGCGATTCGTACTCCCGAGGTTAGCCAGGCGGCCAGTCGCATCAGTGCCTGGCCCCAGGTACGTGCGCGTTTGCTGGAAGAACAGCGACGCATCGGACGTGCCTGGGAGCAGCAGTATGGCGGGGTCGTGCTTGATGGCCGTGATATTGGCACGGTGGTCTTTCCAGAGGCCGAGGTGAAGATCTTTTTAGTGGCCGATCCAGAAGAACGGGCGCGGCGGCGCCAGCGCGAACTGGCTGCGCGGGGCCGGAAGGTACCGCTCCAGCAAGTGCTGGCCGAGATTCTGCAGCGCGACGCGCAGGATCAGCAGCGAGCTGTGGCCCCTCTTCGCAAAGCTGAAGATGCCATCGAACTCGACACAACTTCGCTGAGTATTGACGAACAAGTACAGCGCGTGTACGAGCTGGTTCGGGAACGCCAGCGTCGTTTGCACGTTTAG
- a CDS encoding 30S ribosomal protein S1 produces the protein MTDEQKQQQQQLTPSSEMSETPEKSHEEVQQPESETATSPEPAQPEHDEASANETESETAEAPETAELETTPVAEPVAETSTPQSQPVLGFKGEITGPVVKLEDLERQQETREIDPFHEQLLQQIEQSFTTVHEGEIVTGRILAVGEKEVLIDIGFKSSGIIPRNEFGDTEIKEGDEVEVFIEKLEDAQGQLVLSKTKADRLRRWQRVEDAYYNEKVIEGTIVRRVKGGMIAEIFDGLEAFLPGSQIDVRPVRDFDAYIGKRMEFKIVKINPANENVVVSHRALLEKELQKQREEILSKMEPGQVLEGTVKNITDFGVFIDLGGVDGLLHITDLSWGRVSHPSELVQMGQKLNVVVLDYDKERQRISLGLKQLQPHPWENIDEKYKEGDVVEGKVVSITDYGAFVELEKGIEGLVHISEMSWTDHIKHPSQKVSLGQLVKVKILHIDREGRKISLGMKQLEPNPWEGLSERYPPGTVLRGKVRKITNFGVFVEIEPGIDGLVHISDLSWTRRIQHPTEVVKEGEELDVVVLEIDEENRRISLGHKQVQTNPWNDFATVYAEGTDHKAKVVRIEENGLVVELPLGVEAFVPAGELKHGKNFQEFYQVEDELELRVIRFSAADREIVLSEVAKERAEEEARRAEEERRRREERKQQEKAVREYQRKAVTGPTTLGELSGLEDLKAQLEAAEKAAQEAEQEAVAADPSSAEAPSASDEEANPSDETSTDKEN, from the coding sequence ATGACAGACGAACAGAAACAGCAACAGCAACAGCTAACCCCGTCCTCTGAAATGTCAGAGACGCCAGAAAAATCTCACGAGGAAGTACAGCAACCCGAATCGGAAACGGCTACATCGCCTGAACCCGCGCAGCCCGAGCACGACGAAGCGTCAGCGAACGAAACCGAGTCGGAGACTGCTGAGGCTCCAGAGACTGCTGAGCTGGAAACAACGCCGGTAGCCGAGCCCGTTGCTGAAACGTCGACTCCGCAAAGCCAACCGGTGCTGGGCTTCAAGGGAGAGATCACCGGGCCGGTGGTGAAGCTGGAGGATCTTGAACGGCAGCAGGAAACGCGTGAGATTGATCCTTTCCATGAGCAACTGCTTCAGCAGATCGAGCAGAGCTTTACCACGGTTCATGAAGGTGAGATTGTTACCGGTCGGATTCTGGCCGTTGGCGAGAAGGAGGTGCTGATCGATATTGGCTTTAAGAGCTCGGGCATCATTCCTCGTAACGAGTTTGGTGATACCGAGATTAAAGAGGGGGACGAAGTCGAGGTTTTTATCGAGAAGCTGGAGGATGCCCAGGGCCAGCTGGTGCTGTCGAAAACCAAGGCCGATCGTCTCCGCCGTTGGCAGCGTGTAGAGGACGCCTACTACAACGAGAAAGTCATCGAAGGCACAATCGTACGCCGTGTCAAGGGCGGAATGATTGCCGAGATCTTCGATGGCCTGGAGGCCTTTCTGCCGGGCTCGCAGATCGATGTGCGCCCCGTGCGCGACTTTGATGCCTACATTGGCAAGCGCATGGAGTTCAAGATCGTCAAGATCAATCCGGCCAACGAAAACGTAGTGGTCTCGCACCGCGCGCTCCTGGAGAAGGAGCTCCAGAAGCAGCGCGAAGAGATTCTTTCGAAAATGGAGCCCGGTCAGGTGCTCGAAGGCACCGTCAAAAACATCACAGACTTTGGTGTTTTTATCGATCTGGGTGGCGTCGATGGCCTGCTGCACATTACGGATCTTTCATGGGGGCGCGTCTCGCATCCATCCGAGCTGGTGCAGATGGGCCAGAAGCTGAACGTTGTGGTGCTGGACTACGACAAAGAGCGCCAGCGTATTTCGCTGGGTCTGAAGCAGCTTCAGCCCCATCCCTGGGAGAACATCGACGAGAAGTACAAGGAAGGCGATGTGGTTGAGGGTAAAGTGGTTTCCATTACCGACTACGGCGCTTTTGTCGAGCTGGAAAAAGGAATCGAGGGATTGGTGCACATCTCTGAGATGAGCTGGACCGACCATATCAAACATCCAAGCCAGAAGGTTTCGCTGGGCCAGCTCGTCAAGGTGAAGATTCTGCACATTGATCGCGAGGGGCGGAAGATCTCGCTCGGCATGAAGCAGCTGGAGCCCAATCCATGGGAAGGGCTTTCCGAGCGTTATCCGCCGGGCACGGTGCTGCGAGGTAAGGTGCGCAAGATTACCAACTTCGGCGTCTTTGTAGAGATCGAGCCGGGCATCGATGGCCTGGTGCATATCAGCGACCTGTCGTGGACGCGCCGCATCCAGCATCCGACCGAGGTGGTTAAGGAAGGCGAGGAGCTGGATGTGGTGGTCCTGGAGATTGACGAGGAAAACCGACGTATTTCGCTGGGCCACAAGCAGGTGCAGACGAATCCGTGGAACGACTTTGCCACGGTTTATGCCGAGGGGACCGATCATAAGGCCAAAGTGGTCCGTATCGAGGAAAACGGGCTGGTGGTCGAGCTCCCGTTGGGCGTGGAAGCCTTTGTGCCGGCGGGCGAACTCAAACACGGCAAGAACTTTCAGGAGTTCTATCAGGTGGAGGATGAGCTGGAATTGCGCGTGATTCGCTTCAGCGCGGCTGATCGGGAGATTGTGCTGAGTGAGGTGGCCAAAGAGCGGGCTGAAGAAGAGGCGAGGCGTGCCGAGGAGGAGCGGCGTCGCCGTGAGGAGCGCAAACAGCAAGAAAAGGCTGTGCGGGAGTACCAGCGCAAGGCCGTTACTGGCCCCACAACCCTGGGTGAACTTAGCGGTCTGGAAGACCTGAAGGCGCAGCTTGAGGCTGCTGAGAAGGCGGCGCAGGAAGCGGAGCAGGAGGCTGTGGCAGCGGACCCATCGTCGGCCGAAGCCCCGTCTGCGTCTGACGAAGAAGCTAACCCATCGGACGAGACGTCCACGGATAAGGAGAACTGA
- a CDS encoding phosphohydrolase — MASKKDIEKATALSGEAAAANVQAGTPVYQDDTHRFPDWKGVSVKQIELDRVLLGRTEGRVHTLLSHLLVDHTLHHYLSYANAVSVRRLGYNDHGPVHARIVTYNALKILRLLHEGGIRPSLEAEEVGTYEDAQVAVALAAFLHDAGMGVTREGHEQWALTLVDPFIQHYLALVYAEGDPMIAVLRALVHECIVGHMGNVRIHSIEAGVVLVADGTDMTHGRSRIPQMINRDPMIGDIHRYSASAITRVHIGPGERKPVRIAAYMEHVTGLFQVEEVLMHKVKASTIMQHLEICAYVGNDPPRFYLR, encoded by the coding sequence ATGGCTTCGAAAAAAGACATAGAAAAGGCAACGGCGCTTTCGGGTGAAGCAGCTGCAGCGAACGTGCAGGCCGGAACGCCTGTATATCAGGACGATACGCATCGCTTTCCTGATTGGAAAGGGGTCAGTGTCAAGCAAATCGAGCTGGATCGGGTACTGCTGGGACGTACCGAGGGGCGGGTGCATACGCTCCTGTCGCACCTGCTGGTCGATCACACGCTGCACCACTACTTGAGCTATGCCAATGCCGTATCGGTAAGGCGGCTGGGGTATAACGATCACGGGCCGGTTCATGCCCGGATCGTCACCTATAATGCGCTGAAGATCCTGCGTCTGCTACATGAGGGGGGCATTCGCCCTTCGCTTGAGGCGGAGGAAGTAGGAACCTATGAGGATGCGCAGGTGGCCGTGGCACTGGCTGCTTTTCTACATGACGCTGGTATGGGCGTTACCCGTGAGGGGCATGAGCAGTGGGCCCTGACACTGGTCGATCCGTTCATCCAGCATTATCTGGCGCTGGTCTATGCAGAGGGCGATCCCATGATTGCCGTGCTACGGGCGCTGGTGCACGAATGCATTGTGGGGCATATGGGCAACGTGCGAATTCATTCGATTGAGGCCGGCGTAGTGCTGGTGGCTGATGGAACCGACATGACACATGGCCGCTCACGCATTCCCCAGATGATTAACCGCGATCCCATGATCGGCGACATCCACCGCTACTCGGCCAGTGCCATCACGCGCGTACACATCGGTCCCGGTGAGCGCAAGCCAGTCCGCATCGCTGCTTACATGGAACATGTAACCGGACTGTTCCAGGTCGAAGAAGTCCTGATGCATAAAGTGAAGGCGTCGACAATCATGCAACATCTGGAAATCTGTGCCTATGTGGGCAACGATCCCCCGCGTTTCTACCTGCGCTGA
- a CDS encoding TrpB-like pyridoxal phosphate-dependent enzyme: MAASIKILLPESELPTHWYNLNADLKALGVTLPPVLHPGTKQPISPSDLAALFPEALIAQEVSTERYIAIPEPVRDVYRLWRPTPLFRARRWEQALDTPARIYYKYEGVSPTGSHKPNTAVPQAYYNAREGVRRITTETGAGQWGSALSFACQVFGLDCKIYMVRVSYEQKPYRRVLMQAWGATVVASPSPETEAGRRVLAADPDSTGSLGIAISEAVEEAATRDGTKYALGSVLNHVLLHQTVIGQEVLRQLELAGADWPDVIVGCVGGGSNFAGFAFPFLAERVRSGRTTRIVAIEPAAAPSLTRGVYAYDFGDTAQLTPLVKMYTLGHDFIPAPIHAGGLRYHGMSPQVSALYAAGLIEAKSVPQNSMFAAALSFARSEGIVPAPEAGHAVWGAMQEALAAREAGEARTIVFNLCGHGHFDLSAYEAYLAGQLEDFEYPEEAVRHSLKTLPQID; the protein is encoded by the coding sequence ATGGCTGCGTCAATCAAAATCCTGCTTCCGGAGTCAGAGCTGCCCACGCACTGGTATAATCTGAACGCTGATCTAAAGGCGTTAGGCGTCACCTTGCCGCCTGTGTTGCATCCTGGTACGAAGCAACCCATAAGCCCATCAGATCTGGCCGCGCTATTTCCTGAAGCGCTCATTGCCCAGGAGGTGAGCACGGAGCGCTACATTGCGATTCCCGAACCCGTGCGCGACGTTTACCGGCTCTGGCGGCCTACCCCTCTGTTTCGGGCCCGGCGGTGGGAGCAGGCGCTCGATACCCCTGCCCGCATTTACTATAAGTACGAAGGCGTCAGTCCTACAGGCAGCCATAAGCCCAATACGGCTGTGCCGCAAGCTTACTACAATGCTCGGGAAGGTGTCCGACGCATCACGACAGAAACCGGCGCCGGCCAATGGGGGAGTGCGCTGAGCTTTGCCTGCCAGGTGTTTGGCCTGGATTGCAAGATATACATGGTGCGGGTGAGCTATGAACAGAAGCCTTATCGCCGGGTGCTTATGCAGGCATGGGGGGCCACTGTAGTGGCAAGTCCGAGCCCCGAGACAGAAGCCGGTCGGCGTGTACTGGCTGCGGATCCCGACAGTACCGGTAGTCTGGGTATTGCGATCAGTGAGGCCGTCGAGGAAGCCGCTACACGCGACGGCACGAAATATGCGCTGGGGAGCGTACTCAACCATGTGCTACTTCATCAGACCGTCATCGGACAGGAAGTCCTCCGTCAATTGGAGTTGGCCGGAGCCGATTGGCCTGATGTTATCGTAGGGTGCGTGGGCGGTGGTAGCAACTTCGCCGGATTTGCTTTTCCATTCCTGGCTGAGCGGGTGCGTTCCGGACGCACGACGCGTATTGTGGCTATCGAGCCGGCAGCTGCCCCGTCGCTTACGCGCGGCGTTTACGCCTATGACTTTGGTGACACGGCTCAGCTGACGCCCCTGGTAAAGATGTATACGCTCGGGCACGACTTTATTCCAGCCCCTATTCATGCAGGCGGACTGCGCTATCATGGCATGAGTCCGCAGGTAAGCGCACTGTATGCAGCCGGTCTGATTGAGGCGAAGAGCGTACCCCAGAATTCAATGTTCGCCGCAGCGCTGAGCTTTGCGCGCAGCGAAGGGATTGTCCCGGCTCCAGAGGCTGGCCATGCCGTCTGGGGCGCCATGCAGGAAGCGCTGGCAGCGCGCGAAGCCGGCGAGGCGCGCACGATCGTGTTTAATCTCTGCGGTCACGGACACTTCGACCTGAGTGCCTACGAAGCTTATCTGGCCGGCCAGCTCGAAGACTTTGAATACCCGGAGGAGGCGGTACGCCACAGTCTGAAGACGCTGCCACAGATCGACTGA
- a CDS encoding ZIP family metal transporter, translating to MEAIIEALDGHPVWLGFVGGLVIAALNMGGALLLLFWPRPSPRFLDAALGFAAGVMLTASFTSLILPGIEYGGLLPVLGGLMLGALVMDAGDRWLPHEHFIKGHEGPDVHRLRRVWLFIIAITLHNMPEGLAVGVSFGSGHYREAVQLMLAIGIQNIPEGLSVAVSSLSAGLGARFYASMVGVRSGLVEIPAAVLGAALVHYMMVLLPWAMGFAAGAMLYVISHEILPETHRMGHERLATLGTILGIIVMLTLDVALG from the coding sequence ATGGAAGCCATCATCGAGGCGCTGGACGGACATCCCGTCTGGCTGGGGTTTGTGGGCGGTCTGGTTATCGCTGCGCTGAACATGGGGGGCGCTTTGTTGCTGCTGTTCTGGCCCCGTCCGTCGCCGCGCTTTCTGGATGCGGCACTGGGCTTTGCGGCCGGGGTGATGCTGACGGCCAGCTTTACCAGTCTGATCCTGCCAGGTATCGAGTATGGGGGATTGCTGCCGGTGCTGGGCGGGCTTATGCTGGGAGCGCTTGTGATGGACGCTGGCGATCGCTGGCTGCCTCACGAACACTTTATCAAAGGGCATGAAGGTCCCGACGTGCACCGTCTCCGCCGCGTATGGCTGTTTATCATCGCGATTACGTTGCACAACATGCCTGAAGGGTTGGCGGTGGGGGTCAGTTTTGGAAGTGGTCATTATCGCGAGGCCGTTCAACTTATGCTGGCCATTGGGATCCAGAACATTCCCGAGGGGCTGTCCGTGGCTGTTTCTTCGCTCAGTGCCGGACTGGGGGCCCGATTTTATGCAAGTATGGTTGGTGTGCGCTCAGGACTGGTGGAGATTCCGGCTGCCGTGCTGGGGGCTGCCCTGGTACATTATATGATGGTGCTTTTGCCCTGGGCGATGGGGTTTGCCGCCGGTGCGATGCTTTACGTCATCAGTCATGAGATTCTGCCAGAAACGCACCGTATGGGGCATGAGCGGCTGGCTACACTGGGGACCATACTGGGCATTATCGTTATGCTCACGCTTGACGTGGCCCTGGGTTGA
- a CDS encoding Hsp20/alpha crystallin family protein — MAERIYFPGFTTLQREMNRLFNEFLQGAEATEAPAGWTPRADLSETAEAYLIRMDLPGVSKESLDLQFNEGVLTVSGERKAEYDSDQETVRHVERPHGRFFRSFTLPQTIDPAGIKAEMRDGVLTIRIPKLAAHQPRKITVE; from the coding sequence ATGGCTGAGCGTATTTATTTCCCGGGTTTCACAACGCTGCAGCGCGAGATGAACCGGCTGTTTAACGAGTTTCTGCAGGGTGCTGAAGCGACCGAAGCACCGGCCGGCTGGACTCCTCGCGCGGACCTGTCGGAAACGGCCGAAGCCTACCTGATCCGTATGGATCTACCGGGCGTGTCCAAAGAAAGCCTGGACCTCCAGTTTAATGAGGGGGTACTGACGGTTTCAGGTGAGCGGAAGGCTGAGTACGATAGTGATCAGGAAACGGTGCGGCATGTGGAACGTCCACATGGGCGCTTCTTCCGCAGCTTTACCCTGCCACAAACCATTGATCCGGCTGGCATTAAGGCAGAAATGCGGGATGGCGTCCTTACCATCCGGATCCCGAAGCTGGCTGCGCACCAGCCGCGCAAGATCACTGTGGAGTAA
- a CDS encoding DUF5335 family protein produces MAVTKQLPQEQWQEYFDNFTRTFLEDLNPEAAVVEVLDPRLGDQFESDYARVIGISYDPKDNVFEVALEGVDHLVYRPREIWVVEEDDGFVSTIEVVRGDGTKEIIRLQHVGLQRAQQ; encoded by the coding sequence ATGGCCGTAACAAAACAGCTTCCGCAAGAACAGTGGCAGGAATACTTTGACAACTTTACCCGAACGTTTCTGGAAGATCTGAATCCAGAAGCTGCAGTTGTGGAGGTGCTCGATCCCCGGCTGGGTGATCAGTTCGAATCGGACTATGCCCGTGTTATCGGAATCAGCTATGATCCTAAAGATAATGTCTTTGAGGTAGCGCTGGAGGGCGTGGATCATCTCGTATACCGTCCCCGAGAGATCTGGGTTGTAGAGGAAGACGATGGATTTGTAAGTACCATTGAAGTGGTGCGCGGGGATGGCACGAAGGAAATCATTCGGTTGCAGCATGTTGGATTGCAGCGGGCGCAGCAATAA
- a CDS encoding DUF1931 family protein, translating into MAELMAVSRFERLFRMAAGLDVDKSDLKRLSNFVRQKIYDLLLAAQAAARANGRDVIQVHDLPITKGLRERIRAFEALDTELELEPVLEHLAELPPLELAYSYEVENELPRLVGALTVALAQAFKVLDPEVKNPQSLHWERAIAIFNLLL; encoded by the coding sequence ATGGCGGAATTGATGGCAGTTTCCAGGTTCGAGCGGCTGTTCCGTATGGCTGCGGGCCTGGATGTAGACAAAAGCGATCTCAAACGTTTGAGTAATTTTGTGCGGCAGAAGATTTACGATCTGCTGCTGGCTGCACAGGCAGCAGCTCGGGCGAATGGCCGTGACGTGATTCAGGTGCATGACCTGCCTATCACAAAGGGTCTACGTGAACGTATCCGTGCTTTTGAGGCGCTTGACACCGAGTTGGAGCTGGAGCCTGTGCTGGAACATCTGGCGGAACTGCCGCCGCTGGAGCTGGCTTACAGTTACGAGGTGGAGAACGAACTCCCCCGCCTGGTAGGAGCGCTTACGGTGGCGCTGGCACAAGCGTTCAAGGTACTGGACCCAGAGGTCAAGAATCCCCAGTCCTTGCACTGGGAGCGGGCAATAGCGATTTTCAATCTGCTATTGTAG
- a CDS encoding ATP-dependent Clp protease proteolytic subunit, with translation MNDLFFLFLILMSLTPALRQQILEARRAQIMRRLEQRRGSRVISLIHRQETVSLLGIGIHRYISIEDAEEVLRAIRMTDPACPIDMIVHTPGGLVLAAEQIAWALAQHPAKVTVFVPHYAMSGGTLLALAADEIVMDPFAVLGPVDPQIGQYAAASIVAAVRRKGPGQVSDETLMLADVAEKALGQVAHSVQRLLERKMPADQAARVAEVLTSGVWTHDHPLRVDEVRALGLPVSTNMPPEIYSLMALYPQPTRTRPSVEYVPLPYRSDRPAGQQPS, from the coding sequence ATGAATGATCTGTTTTTCCTGTTTCTTATCCTGATGAGTCTGACACCTGCGCTGCGCCAGCAGATTCTGGAGGCGCGTCGTGCGCAGATTATGCGACGGTTGGAGCAGCGGCGGGGTTCACGCGTCATTTCACTGATCCACCGACAGGAGACGGTCTCGCTGCTGGGTATTGGCATCCACCGATATATTTCCATCGAGGATGCAGAGGAAGTGTTGCGGGCCATTCGCATGACGGACCCCGCCTGTCCTATTGACATGATTGTGCATACGCCGGGAGGGTTGGTGCTGGCCGCCGAGCAGATTGCCTGGGCGTTGGCGCAGCATCCGGCTAAAGTAACGGTCTTTGTGCCCCATTATGCGATGAGTGGTGGCACGTTACTGGCTCTGGCTGCCGATGAGATTGTGATGGATCCGTTTGCTGTGCTCGGACCGGTTGATCCTCAGATCGGCCAGTATGCTGCGGCTTCTATTGTGGCCGCCGTACGCCGAAAAGGTCCTGGCCAGGTCAGTGATGAGACCCTGATGCTGGCCGACGTGGCCGAGAAAGCACTTGGACAGGTTGCACACAGCGTACAGCGATTGCTCGAACGTAAAATGCCGGCTGACCAGGCAGCCCGAGTAGCAGAAGTGCTGACCAGTGGGGTATGGACGCACGATCATCCGTTGCGGGTGGATGAAGTGCGTGCGCTTGGCCTGCCGGTCTCCACTAATATGCCACCGGAGATCTATTCGCTCATGGCCTTGTATCCGCAGCCTACCCGCACGCGGCCTTCGGTCGAATACGTACCGCTTCCCTATCGTTCCGATAGACCAGCTGGACAGCAGCCATCATGA